One genomic window of Sarcophilus harrisii chromosome X, mSarHar1.11, whole genome shotgun sequence includes the following:
- the CDK16 gene encoding cyclin-dependent kinase 16 isoform X2 gives MQGLFQCDDFALNAGSAVSYLCDLGQVNWSFPCLLCEQLGGQTGHSTSCPIQVTMDRMKKIKRQLSMTLRGSRPSEKTGGSEQINIEDSNCSDNGPSPGGRKGILPSSHSLLPTVRLPPRASRSLPALGPTPRAPRQPPPPPARRPRASRSLSSPLDHGTRLEIVHEDLKIGSDGESDQASATSSDEVQSPVRVRMRNHPARKISTEDINKRLSLPADIRLPEGYLEKLTLNSPLFDKPLSRRLRRVSLSEIGFGKLETYVKLDKLGEGTYATVYKGKSKLTDNLVALKEIRLEHEEGAPCTAIREVSLLKDLKHANIVTLHDIIHTDKSLTLVFEYLDKDLKQYLEDCGNVINVHNVKLFLFQLLRGLAYCHRQKVLHRDLKPQNLLINERGELKLADFGLARAKSIPTKTYSNEVVTLWYRPPDILLGSTDYSTQIDMWGVGCIFYEMATGRPLFPGSTVEEQLHFIFRILGTPTEETWPGISSNEEFKNYDYPKYRAEALLSHAPRLDTDGADLLGRLLQFEGRNRISADDAMRHPFFQSLGSRIHKLPDTTSIFALKEIQLQKETGLRAASLTDSALCFPPQAGQPSGWWTPSSKPSGQLALRRCW, from the exons ATGCAGGGCTTGTTCCAGTGCGATGACTTTGCCTTAAATGCTGGCTCTGCcgtttcctacctgtgtgaccttgggcaagtcaattggAGCTTCCCTTGCCTCCTCTGTGAA CAGCTGGGAGGACAGACAGGTCATTCTACAAGCTGCCCTATTCAA gtcACCATGGACCGAATGAAGAAGATCAAGCGGCAGCTCTCCATGACACTCCGGGGAAGCCGACCCTCGGAGAAGACTGGCGGCTCTGAGCAGATCAACATCGAAGACAGTAACTGCAGTGACAACG GCCCTAGCCCCGGTGGGAGGAAGGGCATCTTGCCCTCGTCCCACAGCCTGCTACCCACGGTTCGCCTGCCCCCCCGAGCATCCAGGAGCTTGCCCGCCCTTGGCCCCACCCCCCGGGCACCCCGGCAGCCTCCACCACCGCCGGCCCGCCGGCCCCGGGCCAGTCGCAGCCTCAGCTCCCCACTGGACCATGGCACCAGACTAG AGATTGTGCATGAAGATCTGAAGATTGGTTCAGATGGGGAGAGCGACCAGGCGTCAGCCACGTCCTCCGACGAGGTGCAGTCACCCGTGAGGGTCCGAATGCGAAACCATCCGGCCCGCAAGATCTCTACCGAG GACATCAACAAGCGCCTCTCCCTACCTGCCGACATCCGGCTGCCTGAGGGCTATCTGGAGAAGCTGACCCTCAATAGCCCGCTCTTTGACAAGCCCCTGAGCCGGCGCCTCCGCCGGGTCTCCCTG TCTGAGATTGGCTTTGGCAAGCTGGAGACGTATGTGAAGCTGGACAAACTGGGAGAG GGTACCTATGCCACTGTATATAAGGGGAAGAGCAAGTTGACAGACAACCTGGTTGCCCTGAAGGAGATCCGACTGGAGCATGAGGAGGGTGCCCCCTGCACCGCCATTCGAGAAG TATCTCTGCTGAAGGACCTGAAACACGCCAACATCGTCACCCTGCATGACATCATTCATACTGACAAGTCCCTGACCTTGGTCTTTGAGTACCTG GACAAGGACCTGAAGCAGTACCTGGAGGACTGTGGCAACGTCATTAACGTGCACAACGTCAAG CTCTTCTTGTTTCAGCTGCTCCGGGGCCTGGCCTACTGTCACCGACAGAAGGTGCTACACCGTGACCTCAAACCCCAGAACCTGCTGATCAACGAGCGAGGGGAACTCAAGCTAGCGGACTTTG GCCTGGCCAGGGCCAAGTCCATCCCAACCAAAACGTACTCCAACGAGGTGGTGACCCTGTGGTACCGGCCTCCGGACATCCTGCTGGGCTCCACGGACTACTCCACCCAGATAGACATGTG GGGCGTGGGCTGCATTTTCTACGAGATGGCCACAGGCAGGCCCCTGTTCCCCGGCTCGACGGTGGAGGAGCAGTTGCATTTCATCTTTCGCATTCTGG GGACCCCCACTGAAGAGACTTGGCCGGGAATCTCCTCCAACGAAGAGTTCAAAAACTACGATTACCCCAAATATCGAGCGGAGGCGCTACTGAGCCACGCACCCCG GCTGGACACCGATGGGGCGGACCTCTTGGGCAGACTCCTGCAG TTTGAAGGACGGAATCGGATCTCTGCGGATGACGCCATGAGACACCCCTTCTTCCAGAGTTTGGGGTCCAGAATTCATAAACTCCCTGACA CTACTTCCATATTTGCACTAAAGGAGATCCAGTTACAGAAGGAGACCGGCCTTCGCGCAGCCTCCCTCACAGACTCGG CTCTCTGCTTCCCCCCACAGGCAGGCCAGCCTTCCGGGTGGTGGACACCGAGTTCTAAGCCCTCGGGGCAGCTGGCTTTGAGAAGGTGCTGGTga
- the CDK16 gene encoding cyclin-dependent kinase 16 isoform X4: protein MQGLFQCDDFALNAGSAVSYLCDLGQVNWSFPCLLCEVTMDRMKKIKRQLSMTLRGSRPSEKTGGSEQINIEDSNCSDNGPSPGGRKGILPSSHSLLPTVRLPPRASRSLPALGPTPRAPRQPPPPPARRPRASRSLSSPLDHGTRLEIVHEDLKIGSDGESDQASATSSDEVQSPVRVRMRNHPARKISTEDINKRLSLPADIRLPEGYLEKLTLNSPLFDKPLSRRLRRVSLSEIGFGKLETYVKLDKLGEGTYATVYKGKSKLTDNLVALKEIRLEHEEGAPCTAIREVSLLKDLKHANIVTLHDIIHTDKSLTLVFEYLDKDLKQYLEDCGNVINVHNVKLFLFQLLRGLAYCHRQKVLHRDLKPQNLLINERGELKLADFGLARAKSIPTKTYSNEVVTLWYRPPDILLGSTDYSTQIDMWGVGCIFYEMATGRPLFPGSTVEEQLHFIFRILGTPTEETWPGISSNEEFKNYDYPKYRAEALLSHAPRLDTDGADLLGRLLQFEGRNRISADDAMRHPFFQSLGSRIHKLPDTTSIFALKEIQLQKETGLRAASLTDSALCFPPQAGQPSGWWTPSSKPSGQLALRRCW from the exons ATGCAGGGCTTGTTCCAGTGCGATGACTTTGCCTTAAATGCTGGCTCTGCcgtttcctacctgtgtgaccttgggcaagtcaattggAGCTTCCCTTGCCTCCTCTGTGAA gtcACCATGGACCGAATGAAGAAGATCAAGCGGCAGCTCTCCATGACACTCCGGGGAAGCCGACCCTCGGAGAAGACTGGCGGCTCTGAGCAGATCAACATCGAAGACAGTAACTGCAGTGACAACG GCCCTAGCCCCGGTGGGAGGAAGGGCATCTTGCCCTCGTCCCACAGCCTGCTACCCACGGTTCGCCTGCCCCCCCGAGCATCCAGGAGCTTGCCCGCCCTTGGCCCCACCCCCCGGGCACCCCGGCAGCCTCCACCACCGCCGGCCCGCCGGCCCCGGGCCAGTCGCAGCCTCAGCTCCCCACTGGACCATGGCACCAGACTAG AGATTGTGCATGAAGATCTGAAGATTGGTTCAGATGGGGAGAGCGACCAGGCGTCAGCCACGTCCTCCGACGAGGTGCAGTCACCCGTGAGGGTCCGAATGCGAAACCATCCGGCCCGCAAGATCTCTACCGAG GACATCAACAAGCGCCTCTCCCTACCTGCCGACATCCGGCTGCCTGAGGGCTATCTGGAGAAGCTGACCCTCAATAGCCCGCTCTTTGACAAGCCCCTGAGCCGGCGCCTCCGCCGGGTCTCCCTG TCTGAGATTGGCTTTGGCAAGCTGGAGACGTATGTGAAGCTGGACAAACTGGGAGAG GGTACCTATGCCACTGTATATAAGGGGAAGAGCAAGTTGACAGACAACCTGGTTGCCCTGAAGGAGATCCGACTGGAGCATGAGGAGGGTGCCCCCTGCACCGCCATTCGAGAAG TATCTCTGCTGAAGGACCTGAAACACGCCAACATCGTCACCCTGCATGACATCATTCATACTGACAAGTCCCTGACCTTGGTCTTTGAGTACCTG GACAAGGACCTGAAGCAGTACCTGGAGGACTGTGGCAACGTCATTAACGTGCACAACGTCAAG CTCTTCTTGTTTCAGCTGCTCCGGGGCCTGGCCTACTGTCACCGACAGAAGGTGCTACACCGTGACCTCAAACCCCAGAACCTGCTGATCAACGAGCGAGGGGAACTCAAGCTAGCGGACTTTG GCCTGGCCAGGGCCAAGTCCATCCCAACCAAAACGTACTCCAACGAGGTGGTGACCCTGTGGTACCGGCCTCCGGACATCCTGCTGGGCTCCACGGACTACTCCACCCAGATAGACATGTG GGGCGTGGGCTGCATTTTCTACGAGATGGCCACAGGCAGGCCCCTGTTCCCCGGCTCGACGGTGGAGGAGCAGTTGCATTTCATCTTTCGCATTCTGG GGACCCCCACTGAAGAGACTTGGCCGGGAATCTCCTCCAACGAAGAGTTCAAAAACTACGATTACCCCAAATATCGAGCGGAGGCGCTACTGAGCCACGCACCCCG GCTGGACACCGATGGGGCGGACCTCTTGGGCAGACTCCTGCAG TTTGAAGGACGGAATCGGATCTCTGCGGATGACGCCATGAGACACCCCTTCTTCCAGAGTTTGGGGTCCAGAATTCATAAACTCCCTGACA CTACTTCCATATTTGCACTAAAGGAGATCCAGTTACAGAAGGAGACCGGCCTTCGCGCAGCCTCCCTCACAGACTCGG CTCTCTGCTTCCCCCCACAGGCAGGCCAGCCTTCCGGGTGGTGGACACCGAGTTCTAAGCCCTCGGGGCAGCTGGCTTTGAGAAGGTGCTGGTga
- the CDK16 gene encoding cyclin-dependent kinase 16 isoform X1: MGQGGTQVTMDRMKKIKRQLSMTLRGSRPSEKTGGSEQINIEDSNCSDNGPSPGGRKGILPSSHSLLPTVRLPPRASRSLPALGPTPRAPRQPPPPPARRPRASRSLSSPLDHGTRLEIVHEDLKIGSDGESDQASATSSDEVQSPVRVRMRNHPARKISTEDINKRLSLPADIRLPEGYLEKLTLNSPLFDKPLSRRLRRVSLSEIGFGKLETYVKLDKLGEGTYATVYKGKSKLTDNLVALKEIRLEHEEGAPCTAIREVSLLKDLKHANIVTLHDIIHTDKSLTLVFEYLDKDLKQYLEDCGNVINVHNVKLFLFQLLRGLAYCHRQKVLHRDLKPQNLLINERGELKLADFGLARAKSIPTKTYSNEVVTLWYRPPDILLGSTDYSTQIDMWGVGCIFYEMATGRPLFPGSTVEEQLHFIFRILGTPTEETWPGISSNEEFKNYDYPKYRAEALLSHAPRLDTDGADLLGRLLQFEGRNRISADDAMRHPFFQSLGSRIHKLPDTTSIFALKEIQLQKETGLRAASLTDSALCFPPQAGQPSGWWTPSSKPSGQLALRRCW; this comes from the exons ATGGGGCAGGGCGGCACACAG gtcACCATGGACCGAATGAAGAAGATCAAGCGGCAGCTCTCCATGACACTCCGGGGAAGCCGACCCTCGGAGAAGACTGGCGGCTCTGAGCAGATCAACATCGAAGACAGTAACTGCAGTGACAACG GCCCTAGCCCCGGTGGGAGGAAGGGCATCTTGCCCTCGTCCCACAGCCTGCTACCCACGGTTCGCCTGCCCCCCCGAGCATCCAGGAGCTTGCCCGCCCTTGGCCCCACCCCCCGGGCACCCCGGCAGCCTCCACCACCGCCGGCCCGCCGGCCCCGGGCCAGTCGCAGCCTCAGCTCCCCACTGGACCATGGCACCAGACTAG AGATTGTGCATGAAGATCTGAAGATTGGTTCAGATGGGGAGAGCGACCAGGCGTCAGCCACGTCCTCCGACGAGGTGCAGTCACCCGTGAGGGTCCGAATGCGAAACCATCCGGCCCGCAAGATCTCTACCGAG GACATCAACAAGCGCCTCTCCCTACCTGCCGACATCCGGCTGCCTGAGGGCTATCTGGAGAAGCTGACCCTCAATAGCCCGCTCTTTGACAAGCCCCTGAGCCGGCGCCTCCGCCGGGTCTCCCTG TCTGAGATTGGCTTTGGCAAGCTGGAGACGTATGTGAAGCTGGACAAACTGGGAGAG GGTACCTATGCCACTGTATATAAGGGGAAGAGCAAGTTGACAGACAACCTGGTTGCCCTGAAGGAGATCCGACTGGAGCATGAGGAGGGTGCCCCCTGCACCGCCATTCGAGAAG TATCTCTGCTGAAGGACCTGAAACACGCCAACATCGTCACCCTGCATGACATCATTCATACTGACAAGTCCCTGACCTTGGTCTTTGAGTACCTG GACAAGGACCTGAAGCAGTACCTGGAGGACTGTGGCAACGTCATTAACGTGCACAACGTCAAG CTCTTCTTGTTTCAGCTGCTCCGGGGCCTGGCCTACTGTCACCGACAGAAGGTGCTACACCGTGACCTCAAACCCCAGAACCTGCTGATCAACGAGCGAGGGGAACTCAAGCTAGCGGACTTTG GCCTGGCCAGGGCCAAGTCCATCCCAACCAAAACGTACTCCAACGAGGTGGTGACCCTGTGGTACCGGCCTCCGGACATCCTGCTGGGCTCCACGGACTACTCCACCCAGATAGACATGTG GGGCGTGGGCTGCATTTTCTACGAGATGGCCACAGGCAGGCCCCTGTTCCCCGGCTCGACGGTGGAGGAGCAGTTGCATTTCATCTTTCGCATTCTGG GGACCCCCACTGAAGAGACTTGGCCGGGAATCTCCTCCAACGAAGAGTTCAAAAACTACGATTACCCCAAATATCGAGCGGAGGCGCTACTGAGCCACGCACCCCG GCTGGACACCGATGGGGCGGACCTCTTGGGCAGACTCCTGCAG TTTGAAGGACGGAATCGGATCTCTGCGGATGACGCCATGAGACACCCCTTCTTCCAGAGTTTGGGGTCCAGAATTCATAAACTCCCTGACA CTACTTCCATATTTGCACTAAAGGAGATCCAGTTACAGAAGGAGACCGGCCTTCGCGCAGCCTCCCTCACAGACTCGG CTCTCTGCTTCCCCCCACAGGCAGGCCAGCCTTCCGGGTGGTGGACACCGAGTTCTAAGCCCTCGGGGCAGCTGGCTTTGAGAAGGTGCTGGTga
- the CDK16 gene encoding cyclin-dependent kinase 16 isoform X5, whose protein sequence is MGQGGTQVTMDRMKKIKRQLSMTLRGSRPSEKTGGSEQINIEDSNCSDNGPSPGGRKGILPSSHSLLPTVRLPPRASRSLPALGPTPRAPRQPPPPPARRPRASRSLSSPLDHGTRLEIVHEDLKIGSDGESDQASATSSDEVQSPVRVRMRNHPARKISTESEIGFGKLETYVKLDKLGEGTYATVYKGKSKLTDNLVALKEIRLEHEEGAPCTAIREVSLLKDLKHANIVTLHDIIHTDKSLTLVFEYLDKDLKQYLEDCGNVINVHNVKLFLFQLLRGLAYCHRQKVLHRDLKPQNLLINERGELKLADFGLARAKSIPTKTYSNEVVTLWYRPPDILLGSTDYSTQIDMWGVGCIFYEMATGRPLFPGSTVEEQLHFIFRILGTPTEETWPGISSNEEFKNYDYPKYRAEALLSHAPRLDTDGADLLGRLLQFEGRNRISADDAMRHPFFQSLGSRIHKLPDTTSIFALKEIQLQKETGLRAASLTDSALCFPPQAGQPSGWWTPSSKPSGQLALRRCW, encoded by the exons ATGGGGCAGGGCGGCACACAG gtcACCATGGACCGAATGAAGAAGATCAAGCGGCAGCTCTCCATGACACTCCGGGGAAGCCGACCCTCGGAGAAGACTGGCGGCTCTGAGCAGATCAACATCGAAGACAGTAACTGCAGTGACAACG GCCCTAGCCCCGGTGGGAGGAAGGGCATCTTGCCCTCGTCCCACAGCCTGCTACCCACGGTTCGCCTGCCCCCCCGAGCATCCAGGAGCTTGCCCGCCCTTGGCCCCACCCCCCGGGCACCCCGGCAGCCTCCACCACCGCCGGCCCGCCGGCCCCGGGCCAGTCGCAGCCTCAGCTCCCCACTGGACCATGGCACCAGACTAG AGATTGTGCATGAAGATCTGAAGATTGGTTCAGATGGGGAGAGCGACCAGGCGTCAGCCACGTCCTCCGACGAGGTGCAGTCACCCGTGAGGGTCCGAATGCGAAACCATCCGGCCCGCAAGATCTCTACCGAG TCTGAGATTGGCTTTGGCAAGCTGGAGACGTATGTGAAGCTGGACAAACTGGGAGAG GGTACCTATGCCACTGTATATAAGGGGAAGAGCAAGTTGACAGACAACCTGGTTGCCCTGAAGGAGATCCGACTGGAGCATGAGGAGGGTGCCCCCTGCACCGCCATTCGAGAAG TATCTCTGCTGAAGGACCTGAAACACGCCAACATCGTCACCCTGCATGACATCATTCATACTGACAAGTCCCTGACCTTGGTCTTTGAGTACCTG GACAAGGACCTGAAGCAGTACCTGGAGGACTGTGGCAACGTCATTAACGTGCACAACGTCAAG CTCTTCTTGTTTCAGCTGCTCCGGGGCCTGGCCTACTGTCACCGACAGAAGGTGCTACACCGTGACCTCAAACCCCAGAACCTGCTGATCAACGAGCGAGGGGAACTCAAGCTAGCGGACTTTG GCCTGGCCAGGGCCAAGTCCATCCCAACCAAAACGTACTCCAACGAGGTGGTGACCCTGTGGTACCGGCCTCCGGACATCCTGCTGGGCTCCACGGACTACTCCACCCAGATAGACATGTG GGGCGTGGGCTGCATTTTCTACGAGATGGCCACAGGCAGGCCCCTGTTCCCCGGCTCGACGGTGGAGGAGCAGTTGCATTTCATCTTTCGCATTCTGG GGACCCCCACTGAAGAGACTTGGCCGGGAATCTCCTCCAACGAAGAGTTCAAAAACTACGATTACCCCAAATATCGAGCGGAGGCGCTACTGAGCCACGCACCCCG GCTGGACACCGATGGGGCGGACCTCTTGGGCAGACTCCTGCAG TTTGAAGGACGGAATCGGATCTCTGCGGATGACGCCATGAGACACCCCTTCTTCCAGAGTTTGGGGTCCAGAATTCATAAACTCCCTGACA CTACTTCCATATTTGCACTAAAGGAGATCCAGTTACAGAAGGAGACCGGCCTTCGCGCAGCCTCCCTCACAGACTCGG CTCTCTGCTTCCCCCCACAGGCAGGCCAGCCTTCCGGGTGGTGGACACCGAGTTCTAAGCCCTCGGGGCAGCTGGCTTTGAGAAGGTGCTGGTga
- the CDK16 gene encoding cyclin-dependent kinase 16 isoform X7 — protein MGQGGTQVTMDRMKKIKRQLSMTLRGSRPSEKTGGSEQINIEDSNCSDNEIVHEDLKIGSDGESDQASATSSDEVQSPVRVRMRNHPARKISTEDINKRLSLPADIRLPEGYLEKLTLNSPLFDKPLSRRLRRVSLSEIGFGKLETYVKLDKLGEGTYATVYKGKSKLTDNLVALKEIRLEHEEGAPCTAIREVSLLKDLKHANIVTLHDIIHTDKSLTLVFEYLDKDLKQYLEDCGNVINVHNVKLFLFQLLRGLAYCHRQKVLHRDLKPQNLLINERGELKLADFGLARAKSIPTKTYSNEVVTLWYRPPDILLGSTDYSTQIDMWGVGCIFYEMATGRPLFPGSTVEEQLHFIFRILGTPTEETWPGISSNEEFKNYDYPKYRAEALLSHAPRLDTDGADLLGRLLQFEGRNRISADDAMRHPFFQSLGSRIHKLPDTTSIFALKEIQLQKETGLRAASLTDSALCFPPQAGQPSGWWTPSSKPSGQLALRRCW, from the exons ATGGGGCAGGGCGGCACACAG gtcACCATGGACCGAATGAAGAAGATCAAGCGGCAGCTCTCCATGACACTCCGGGGAAGCCGACCCTCGGAGAAGACTGGCGGCTCTGAGCAGATCAACATCGAAGACAGTAACTGCAGTGACAACG AGATTGTGCATGAAGATCTGAAGATTGGTTCAGATGGGGAGAGCGACCAGGCGTCAGCCACGTCCTCCGACGAGGTGCAGTCACCCGTGAGGGTCCGAATGCGAAACCATCCGGCCCGCAAGATCTCTACCGAG GACATCAACAAGCGCCTCTCCCTACCTGCCGACATCCGGCTGCCTGAGGGCTATCTGGAGAAGCTGACCCTCAATAGCCCGCTCTTTGACAAGCCCCTGAGCCGGCGCCTCCGCCGGGTCTCCCTG TCTGAGATTGGCTTTGGCAAGCTGGAGACGTATGTGAAGCTGGACAAACTGGGAGAG GGTACCTATGCCACTGTATATAAGGGGAAGAGCAAGTTGACAGACAACCTGGTTGCCCTGAAGGAGATCCGACTGGAGCATGAGGAGGGTGCCCCCTGCACCGCCATTCGAGAAG TATCTCTGCTGAAGGACCTGAAACACGCCAACATCGTCACCCTGCATGACATCATTCATACTGACAAGTCCCTGACCTTGGTCTTTGAGTACCTG GACAAGGACCTGAAGCAGTACCTGGAGGACTGTGGCAACGTCATTAACGTGCACAACGTCAAG CTCTTCTTGTTTCAGCTGCTCCGGGGCCTGGCCTACTGTCACCGACAGAAGGTGCTACACCGTGACCTCAAACCCCAGAACCTGCTGATCAACGAGCGAGGGGAACTCAAGCTAGCGGACTTTG GCCTGGCCAGGGCCAAGTCCATCCCAACCAAAACGTACTCCAACGAGGTGGTGACCCTGTGGTACCGGCCTCCGGACATCCTGCTGGGCTCCACGGACTACTCCACCCAGATAGACATGTG GGGCGTGGGCTGCATTTTCTACGAGATGGCCACAGGCAGGCCCCTGTTCCCCGGCTCGACGGTGGAGGAGCAGTTGCATTTCATCTTTCGCATTCTGG GGACCCCCACTGAAGAGACTTGGCCGGGAATCTCCTCCAACGAAGAGTTCAAAAACTACGATTACCCCAAATATCGAGCGGAGGCGCTACTGAGCCACGCACCCCG GCTGGACACCGATGGGGCGGACCTCTTGGGCAGACTCCTGCAG TTTGAAGGACGGAATCGGATCTCTGCGGATGACGCCATGAGACACCCCTTCTTCCAGAGTTTGGGGTCCAGAATTCATAAACTCCCTGACA CTACTTCCATATTTGCACTAAAGGAGATCCAGTTACAGAAGGAGACCGGCCTTCGCGCAGCCTCCCTCACAGACTCGG CTCTCTGCTTCCCCCCACAGGCAGGCCAGCCTTCCGGGTGGTGGACACCGAGTTCTAAGCCCTCGGGGCAGCTGGCTTTGAGAAGGTGCTGGTga
- the CDK16 gene encoding cyclin-dependent kinase 16 isoform X3, with product MGQGGTQVTMDRMKKIKRQLSMTLRGSRPSEKTGGSEQINIEDSNCSDNGPSPGGRKGILPSSHSLLPTVRLPPRASRSLPALGPTPRAPRQPPPPPARRPRASRSLSSPLDHGTRLEIVHEDLKIGSDGESDQASATSSDEVQSPVRVRMRNHPARKISTEDINKRLSLPADIRLPEGYLEKLTLNSPLFDKPLSRRLRRVSLSEIGFGKLETYVKLDKLGEGTYATVYKGKSKLTDNLVALKEIRLEHEEGAPCTAIREVSLLKDLKHANIVTLHDIIHTDKSLTLVFEYLDKDLKQYLEDCGNVINVHNVKLFLFQLLRGLAYCHRQKVLHRDLKPQNLLINERGELKLADFGLARAKSIPTKTYSNEVVTLWYRPPDILLGSTDYSTQIDMWGVGCIFYEMATGRPLFPGSTVEEQLHFIFRILGTPTEETWPGISSNEEFKNYDYPKYRAEALLSHAPRLDTDGADLLGRLLQFEGRNRISADDAMRHPFFQSLGSRIHKLPDTTSIFALKEIQLQKETGLRAASLTDSGRPAFRVVDTEF from the exons ATGGGGCAGGGCGGCACACAG gtcACCATGGACCGAATGAAGAAGATCAAGCGGCAGCTCTCCATGACACTCCGGGGAAGCCGACCCTCGGAGAAGACTGGCGGCTCTGAGCAGATCAACATCGAAGACAGTAACTGCAGTGACAACG GCCCTAGCCCCGGTGGGAGGAAGGGCATCTTGCCCTCGTCCCACAGCCTGCTACCCACGGTTCGCCTGCCCCCCCGAGCATCCAGGAGCTTGCCCGCCCTTGGCCCCACCCCCCGGGCACCCCGGCAGCCTCCACCACCGCCGGCCCGCCGGCCCCGGGCCAGTCGCAGCCTCAGCTCCCCACTGGACCATGGCACCAGACTAG AGATTGTGCATGAAGATCTGAAGATTGGTTCAGATGGGGAGAGCGACCAGGCGTCAGCCACGTCCTCCGACGAGGTGCAGTCACCCGTGAGGGTCCGAATGCGAAACCATCCGGCCCGCAAGATCTCTACCGAG GACATCAACAAGCGCCTCTCCCTACCTGCCGACATCCGGCTGCCTGAGGGCTATCTGGAGAAGCTGACCCTCAATAGCCCGCTCTTTGACAAGCCCCTGAGCCGGCGCCTCCGCCGGGTCTCCCTG TCTGAGATTGGCTTTGGCAAGCTGGAGACGTATGTGAAGCTGGACAAACTGGGAGAG GGTACCTATGCCACTGTATATAAGGGGAAGAGCAAGTTGACAGACAACCTGGTTGCCCTGAAGGAGATCCGACTGGAGCATGAGGAGGGTGCCCCCTGCACCGCCATTCGAGAAG TATCTCTGCTGAAGGACCTGAAACACGCCAACATCGTCACCCTGCATGACATCATTCATACTGACAAGTCCCTGACCTTGGTCTTTGAGTACCTG GACAAGGACCTGAAGCAGTACCTGGAGGACTGTGGCAACGTCATTAACGTGCACAACGTCAAG CTCTTCTTGTTTCAGCTGCTCCGGGGCCTGGCCTACTGTCACCGACAGAAGGTGCTACACCGTGACCTCAAACCCCAGAACCTGCTGATCAACGAGCGAGGGGAACTCAAGCTAGCGGACTTTG GCCTGGCCAGGGCCAAGTCCATCCCAACCAAAACGTACTCCAACGAGGTGGTGACCCTGTGGTACCGGCCTCCGGACATCCTGCTGGGCTCCACGGACTACTCCACCCAGATAGACATGTG GGGCGTGGGCTGCATTTTCTACGAGATGGCCACAGGCAGGCCCCTGTTCCCCGGCTCGACGGTGGAGGAGCAGTTGCATTTCATCTTTCGCATTCTGG GGACCCCCACTGAAGAGACTTGGCCGGGAATCTCCTCCAACGAAGAGTTCAAAAACTACGATTACCCCAAATATCGAGCGGAGGCGCTACTGAGCCACGCACCCCG GCTGGACACCGATGGGGCGGACCTCTTGGGCAGACTCCTGCAG TTTGAAGGACGGAATCGGATCTCTGCGGATGACGCCATGAGACACCCCTTCTTCCAGAGTTTGGGGTCCAGAATTCATAAACTCCCTGACA CTACTTCCATATTTGCACTAAAGGAGATCCAGTTACAGAAGGAGACCGGCCTTCGCGCAGCCTCCCTCACAGACTCGG GCAGGCCAGCCTTCCGGGTGGTGGACACCGAGTTCTAA